Below is a window of Gemmatimonadota bacterium DNA.
GGCTACAGGTCGAGGCCGCGTTCTTGGCCAGGTCGTGTGCTGTGAAGGCTGTTGCTGCGGCCAGACAGACAAGGGGTTCCCACCGTTTCCCCGCGACTGGCTTAAGCAGCAGTGGAATGAAGAAAAACTGAACAGGTCGGTGCAATTGACGATCTCCGGATGCCTTGGTCCGTGCGACCTGGCCAATGTCTTCTGTGTCATCTCGCCCGAGGGGATGCAGTGGTTTGGCGGCCTCCAGGAACAAAGGCATTACGACTTGCTCCTGTCATGGGCCAAAACCTCACGTGATGCGGGTGTGCTGATCGAACTGCCTGCCGAACTGAATCGCCACCGGTTTGAACGGTTCGCCGTTTCCCACCATCATGAGAATGGAGTTGACCCGGTCTAGCGGACATGTAACTTCTTATAACTATGGGGAATGCTACATGCCCGGACCTCTTGGTACCTGTCCGGCGGCTTTTAGCCGGCAGATGGCCGTCCTCGTTCGCTCCGGCCACAAGCAAGCAAATCACAGAATTCGCAGTGCAAGCATCGCTCGTTTGCCATCGAGTGGGAATGATCCTTTGATCCTCCAGGACTACCTCGCCGCCCTGCCCATGGACGACCTGAAATCCATGGCCGTCACCCTCGGCGTGCAGCCCGGCATGATCTCCCGCGCCCGGCTGATCCGCGAAATCACGGACCAGGTCTTCCAGCCGGGGTACATCGATCAGTGCGTGGACGATCTGAGCGAAGAAGCCCGGGAGATCCTGCTGGCCATACTGTCGGCCGGAGAGGCAGGACGGGTCTACGACACGAGGAATCCCTCCAACGACGGGTTGATCGAACAACTCCACGGACTGCTGAACCGGGGGCTCGTGATCGGCCGGCGGCCGGCGTACCGCACGGTCGACTTCACCGTGCCGGAAGACCTCCGGGACATGCTGATCCGCAATTTCACGGACCGGCTGGCGGGGTTTTTCTCGACGGAAGTGGGGAAATCGGAAGACGACGAAAGCCGGGACCTCACCGCGGTCCGAAACGTCTTCGCCCTGGTGAACGGCCTGCGGCACAACCCTGCTCGGCTCACGGACCGGGGCCTGCCCTACAAACGGGCACTCGACGCCATGGTGGAACGGCAGGAAGCCGTGATAAACGGCTTGCCGGATCCGGCGGAGGAAACCCCCGAACAGATGCGCTTCGTCATGGACTATGCACAGTGGCGAGGACTGACGCGCGTAGAGGACGGACGCCTCCGCGCCGACAGTGAATTCGAGTCGTGGCTTGAGCAGCCCACCACCGAAAAACTGGCGAACCTGTTGTCCTTCTGGCACGCCCGGGACCGGGCGCGTTCTCCCGCGATATCCGCACTGCCGGGCATCCTTCAACTATGCGTGGGTTTCGCGCAGGTGGACCTGGACCAGATCCTGCGCTGCGTGCTGGCCTGTTCATCTCCCCACGTGCGGACGGATGCCTTCAGCGACGAGGAAAGAGCGGAGATCCTCGCCGCGCTGCGCGAGCTCGAATGGATCGGTCTCCTGCGTCAGTACGACGGCAATAACGGTGCCGGCGGCGGCCTGGTGATCACGCCGGCGGGACGGCACGTATTTGGCGGGCAGGACTGGCCGGACGATCAGGCCTGGAGCACGCGGTTCGTCGTCCAGCCCACCTTCGAGATCATCGCGCCCCGGGACCTGGACCTGAGGATCCGGGAAAAACTCGAACGCTTCGCCGACCTCGAAAAGGTCGATCTCACGCTGACTTACCGGGTTACCCGCGATACCATCTACCGGGCCGCCAACACGGACATGTCCGGCGCGGACGTCAACACTTTCCTGGCGGACCATTCCGAGAAGGACGTGCCCCAGAACGTCGCGTACTCGATCCAGTCGTGGGGCGATGCGTACGGCCAGGTGTATTTCATGGAGACCTTCCTCCTCCGGACAGCCAGCGCCGAGATCGCCAGCCACATCAAGGCCCACGGGGAACTCGCGCCTTACATCAAGGGCGAGGTTGCCCCCGACGCACTGATCGTGGAACGCAAGACGTACCGGGAGCTGATGGACCTGCTGCAGAAACAGGGCTACATGCCGAGGTCGGGCATTGTTGGACCAGCGGAGGCCGCTACGGGTCCTAACGCTGGAGATGCGGTGCAGCGTGCCCGATCCGGCAACGGGAACGGCCTGCGTTCAGACCCAAAAGAACCGCGGGAGCAAAGCGGTCAACCCGGCCGAAGCGTTCATTCCGACCGAAGCGGCCTTACCGACCGAAGCGATCCTCCCGCGGACGGCGCGCAGCCTGCACCCCCTGAATCCAAACGTAAGCCGGTCCTCGGATTCGGGGACTGCCTGCCCGGCTTTCAGTTGCACCGGGGATCGGGCGGGGCCGACCGGAACGCCCCGCACATCGAGCAGGCCGCCAACCTGCAGTACCTGTCTCCCGGGCAGACCGAAGAACTCCTGGAAATGGCGGTGAAGAACAATCACCGGGCCGTCATCGAATACTACCTGGGCAACCGAAGCCGCAGCTTCC
It encodes the following:
- a CDS encoding (2Fe-2S) ferredoxin domain-containing protein, whose translation is MNAQTQRIRESLSKLDALATGRGRVLGQVVCCEGCCCGQTDKGFPPFPRDWLKQQWNEEKLNRSVQLTISGCLGPCDLANVFCVISPEGMQWFGGLQEQRHYDLLLSWAKTSRDAGVLIELPAELNRHRFERFAVSHHHENGVDPV
- a CDS encoding helicase-associated domain-containing protein, with protein sequence MILQDYLAALPMDDLKSMAVTLGVQPGMISRARLIREITDQVFQPGYIDQCVDDLSEEAREILLAILSAGEAGRVYDTRNPSNDGLIEQLHGLLNRGLVIGRRPAYRTVDFTVPEDLRDMLIRNFTDRLAGFFSTEVGKSEDDESRDLTAVRNVFALVNGLRHNPARLTDRGLPYKRALDAMVERQEAVINGLPDPAEETPEQMRFVMDYAQWRGLTRVEDGRLRADSEFESWLEQPTTEKLANLLSFWHARDRARSPAISALPGILQLCVGFAQVDLDQILRCVLACSSPHVRTDAFSDEERAEILAALRELEWIGLLRQYDGNNGAGGGLVITPAGRHVFGGQDWPDDQAWSTRFVVQPTFEIIAPRDLDLRIREKLERFADLEKVDLTLTYRVTRDTIYRAANTDMSGADVNTFLADHSEKDVPQNVAYSIQSWGDAYGQVYFMETFLLRTASAEIASHIKAHGELAPYIKGEVAPDALIVERKTYRELMDLLQKQGYMPRSGIVGPAEAATGPNAGDAVQRARSGNGNGLRSDPKEPREQSGQPGRSVHSDRSGLTDRSDPPADGAQPAPPESKRKPVLGFGDCLPGFQLHRGSGGADRNAPHIEQAANLQYLSPGQTEELLEMAVKNNHRAVIEYYLGNRSRSFLHRIKPIRIERTRGTPFIEAHRIPEGDVHAFKIANIRAIRIVYEYEEQAGDS